Proteins from a genomic interval of Acetobacterium woodii DSM 1030:
- a CDS encoding CdaR family transcriptional regulator, producing MIDKEFAERFIEEISENSSYSFLVFNCKGIILAATEKEREGAFHEAAYSMMQNNKNMIIIENDNVKNYIGVKPGINVIVSHNHKMIGAIAMTGPPDEIYEIIMVAKMTFEKMFDYEILKKQALQNNNKREAFYGLLLVGEPENAEKLNKMAKHLDLSNDLLRVPVLFTTTSNNENIVLSTIQKSEYFSQQDFAFISRKQTLVVFKSINKSSSDLFKLYRKDLFKFINPICETLTEKNISYNYFVGSFQNSLNNYHFAYKHCLWLAERNLLRSFFYDYIDDYIQSIIPIQELNGIYHSIETMMDSKMRKDFFELFSVLKQYNYNLVESSESLNIHKNTLIFRLNKYKNYFNFNPIHDSEDRAFADFLCIYINLLF from the coding sequence TTGATCGATAAAGAATTTGCTGAAAGGTTTATTGAGGAAATCAGTGAAAATTCATCTTATAGTTTTCTTGTCTTTAATTGCAAAGGCATCATCCTTGCTGCTACCGAAAAAGAACGGGAAGGTGCATTTCATGAAGCCGCCTATAGTATGATGCAGAATAACAAAAATATGATTATCATAGAAAATGATAACGTTAAAAACTACATCGGTGTTAAACCAGGCATCAATGTAATCGTTTCACACAATCATAAAATGATTGGTGCTATTGCGATGACTGGTCCTCCTGACGAAATTTATGAAATTATTATGGTTGCAAAGATGACGTTTGAAAAAATGTTTGATTATGAAATTTTAAAAAAACAAGCCCTTCAAAACAATAACAAACGGGAAGCTTTTTACGGTTTGTTATTGGTCGGTGAGCCGGAAAATGCTGAAAAATTGAATAAAATGGCCAAACATCTTGATCTTTCGAATGATTTACTAAGAGTACCGGTCCTTTTTACCACAACCAGCAATAATGAAAATATTGTTTTATCGACAATTCAGAAAAGCGAGTACTTCAGTCAACAAGACTTTGCTTTTATCAGCCGGAAACAAACATTGGTTGTCTTTAAAAGTATTAATAAATCTTCCAGCGACTTGTTCAAATTATACCGAAAAGATTTGTTTAAATTTATCAATCCAATTTGTGAGACCTTAACAGAAAAAAACATATCGTATAATTACTTCGTGGGAAGTTTTCAAAATTCTCTCAATAACTACCATTTTGCATACAAACACTGTCTTTGGTTGGCTGAAAGAAATCTCCTACGCTCCTTTTTCTATGATTACATTGATGATTATATTCAATCAATTATCCCCATTCAAGAGCTTAATGGTATTTACCATTCCATTGAAACAATGATGGATTCCAAAATGAGAAAAGATTTTTTTGAACTTTTCTCAGTGCTTAAGCAATACAATTATAATTTAGTTGAAAGCAGTGAAAGTTTAAATATTCACAAGAACACCTTGATTTTCCGCTTAAATAAATACAAAAATTATTTTAATTTTAATCCGATCCATGATTCTGAAGATCGCGCGTTTGCCGATTTTCTTTGTATTTATATTAATCTCTTATTTTAG
- a CDS encoding FGGY family carbohydrate kinase, with the protein MKKYIMVISAGANVIKATIYDEQFNIISKDSEKFTQYTPSSYRVEHDAMEIYEKSIDVCKHAIAAAGIGAKEIISLGITNQRSTCLVWDKTTGLPLERAITWQDSRTNSKCREINESPWGEKARKAMGWKVSPAYSSLSLNWYINNVPIIKEKIEAGDALFGTIDTWLIWKLTGGKKHVVSYSNASSMGSFQLRKEEWYTEFLQTLGITTDIYPQVVNDSGDFGVVLAEIFGREIAIGSDIADQQAALFAVECNQRGICKIMNQAVSIIDIYIGNECIISDYGLNTVIAWNINGKTEYALEGFDSETGSALQWLEEGISIISDSLESEIIAKEVEDTGGVYFVPALTGISVPYHDCMTRGTIFGINRGTTRAHLVRATLEGIVYRLKDILDVVEKDTWIKIDEIRVVGTDSKNDLLAQMMADILNAQVDRPYLVEADSFSAAQLAGLAAGIWTFEDFKGALKIEKSFFPELSEEVRLARYAGWCEAINRTLGWNENLFQKETTES; encoded by the coding sequence TTGAAAAAATATATCATGGTTATCAGCGCTGGCGCAAACGTGATCAAAGCAACAATTTACGATGAACAGTTTAATATTATATCAAAAGATTCCGAAAAATTCACTCAATATACTCCGAGTAGCTATCGTGTTGAACATGATGCAATGGAAATATATGAAAAGAGTATTGATGTTTGTAAACACGCTATAGCGGCGGCGGGTATTGGTGCAAAAGAAATAATATCTCTGGGAATTACAAATCAAAGATCGACCTGTTTAGTTTGGGATAAAACGACGGGACTGCCACTGGAACGAGCCATTACCTGGCAGGATAGTCGAACAAACTCTAAATGCCGGGAAATCAATGAGAGCCCTTGGGGTGAGAAGGCTAGAAAAGCCATGGGATGGAAAGTATCGCCAGCTTACTCATCACTATCGCTTAACTGGTATATTAACAATGTTCCGATCATAAAGGAAAAAATTGAAGCTGGTGATGCTTTGTTTGGCACAATTGATACTTGGCTGATCTGGAAACTCACTGGGGGTAAAAAACATGTTGTGAGTTATTCAAATGCGTCTTCGATGGGAAGTTTTCAGTTGCGGAAAGAAGAATGGTATACGGAGTTTTTACAAACATTAGGAATAACAACGGATATTTATCCTCAAGTTGTCAATGATTCGGGTGATTTTGGGGTTGTTTTAGCAGAGATTTTTGGTCGTGAGATTGCAATTGGCAGTGATATTGCTGATCAACAGGCTGCTTTGTTTGCCGTGGAATGTAATCAACGGGGTATTTGTAAGATTATGAATCAAGCCGTATCGATTATTGATATTTATATTGGTAACGAATGTATTATCTCTGATTACGGTTTAAATACGGTGATTGCCTGGAATATTAACGGTAAAACTGAATATGCACTGGAAGGATTTGACTCAGAAACGGGTTCGGCGTTGCAATGGTTGGAAGAGGGGATTTCCATTATTTCAGATTCACTGGAATCTGAAATAATCGCAAAAGAAGTGGAAGATACCGGGGGTGTATACTTTGTTCCGGCGTTAACCGGGATCAGTGTACCCTATCATGATTGTATGACTCGGGGTACTATTTTTGGAATTAACCGGGGGACTACCCGCGCTCATCTTGTCAGGGCAACACTGGAAGGTATTGTTTACCGTTTGAAAGATATTCTTGATGTGGTTGAAAAAGATACATGGATAAAAATTGATGAAATACGTGTCGTTGGAACAGATTCGAAAAATGACCTATTAGCTCAGATGATGGCGGATATCTTAAATGCCCAGGTAGATCGACCTTATTTAGTCGAAGCAGATTCATTTAGTGCGGCTCAGTTGGCAGGGTTAGCAGCAGGAATATGGACGTTTGAAGATTTTAAAGGGGCTTTGAAAATTGAAAAATCTTTTTTCCCGGAGTTATCAGAAGAGGTACGATTAGCGAGGTATGCAGGCTGGTGTGAAGCGATTAACCGAACACTCGGTTGGAATGAAAATTTGTTTCAAAAAGAAACGACTGAAAGTTGA
- a CDS encoding SDR family NAD(P)-dependent oxidoreductase codes for MAIYNEFKDKVALVTGGAGGIGKATVRKFGVNGCKIFICDINDEVVNKTIDEFKKEGIDIDGVSVDIACEESVKSMVDACLKKYGKIDYLVAAAGIYKDRKLTEMSFEEWKQTIDINLNGVFLVTHLVLPQMLERKQGSIIVFGSQAGIRGSALHTHYAATKSAMQGFARSLIYEVAASGVRINCVAPGVIRTPMTMNGSAEKLEKWLETIPMRRFGEPEEVANVIAFLLSDDASYIVGQTIPINGGSVVNT; via the coding sequence ATGGCAATTTATAATGAATTTAAAGATAAGGTTGCATTGGTTACCGGAGGAGCCGGCGGAATAGGCAAGGCTACCGTAAGAAAATTTGGCGTTAATGGGTGTAAAATATTCATTTGTGATATTAACGATGAGGTTGTTAATAAAACAATTGATGAGTTTAAAAAAGAAGGAATTGATATTGATGGGGTATCGGTAGATATTGCTTGCGAAGAAAGTGTCAAATCAATGGTTGATGCTTGTCTGAAAAAATACGGAAAAATCGATTATTTGGTTGCCGCAGCAGGTATTTATAAGGATCGAAAACTGACAGAAATGAGTTTTGAAGAATGGAAACAAACCATTGATATTAATTTGAACGGAGTATTTCTGGTAACTCATTTAGTATTGCCACAAATGCTCGAACGAAAACAGGGATCAATCATTGTTTTTGGATCTCAAGCAGGTATTAGAGGAAGTGCTTTGCACACCCATTATGCAGCAACTAAATCGGCAATGCAAGGATTTGCCCGTTCATTAATATATGAAGTAGCAGCAAGCGGTGTTCGCATCAATTGTGTGGCCCCAGGAGTAATCCGAACGCCAATGACAATGAATGGATCAGCGGAAAAATTGGAAAAATGGTTAGAAACGATTCCGATGAGGCGATTTGGTGAACCCGAAGAAGTGGCTAACGTCATTGCTTTTCTGTTATCTGATGACGCATCCTACATTGTGGGGCAAACGATTCCGATCAATGGAGGTTCGGTAGTCAATACTTGA
- a CDS encoding DUF1667 domain-containing protein, translating to MKKICLGCSKGCSIKLKSGYLPPVPVKTKKAVNKEKIFEMMEIIRELEIESPVYIGNVVVTDLAGTGVERGCT from the coding sequence ATGAAAAAAATATGTCTCGGTTGCTCTAAGGGATGTTCAATTAAATTAAAATCCGGTTATTTACCTCCGGTGCCAGTTAAAACCAAAAAAGCAGTAAATAAAGAAAAGATATTTGAAATGATGGAAATAATTCGCGAATTGGAGATTGAATCGCCTGTGTATATTGGGAACGTTGTGGTAACAGATCTTGCCGGAACTGGGGTAGAACGAGGATGTACCTGA
- a CDS encoding SDR family NAD(P)-dependent oxidoreductase, translated as MRLENKVTLITGAGSGIGRAMAKVFAQEGAIVVIVDLIESAAKSVCQEIEDLGAQCAWFTGNVVSKEEVDNFVNKTLERFGRIDILVNNAGIMGPASGSSFSVFESSLADFEQMIDVNLISVFIVSQRVMQEMAKQGGGKVINMSSIYGTVTNYDRAGYTTSKGGVVALTRSMALDAIKRNINVNVISPGYVNSPRIVERLKDPKWYDELIVKGLPIGRVCELEEIAYAALFLAGSESNYFVGQNFLIDGGWTLR; from the coding sequence ATGCGATTAGAAAACAAAGTAACTTTAATTACGGGAGCTGGTTCTGGGATTGGGCGAGCGATGGCGAAAGTTTTTGCTCAAGAGGGTGCTATTGTGGTTATTGTTGATTTAATCGAGTCAGCGGCAAAGTCTGTCTGTCAGGAAATTGAAGACTTAGGCGCGCAGTGTGCTTGGTTTACAGGAAATGTAGTTTCAAAAGAAGAGGTTGATAATTTTGTCAACAAAACCTTGGAGCGCTTTGGACGAATTGATATTTTGGTTAATAATGCTGGGATAATGGGGCCAGCTAGTGGTTCAAGCTTTAGTGTTTTTGAAAGTTCATTAGCAGATTTTGAGCAAATGATTGATGTTAATCTAATCAGTGTTTTTATCGTCTCGCAACGAGTGATGCAGGAGATGGCTAAACAAGGTGGCGGAAAAGTGATTAATATGTCATCAATCTATGGAACCGTAACAAATTATGATCGGGCTGGATATACGACCAGTAAAGGTGGCGTAGTTGCCTTAACCAGATCGATGGCGCTCGATGCAATTAAAAGAAATATCAATGTTAATGTCATTTCACCCGGTTATGTTAACTCGCCGCGAATTGTCGAGCGACTAAAAGATCCTAAATGGTATGATGAATTAATTGTCAAAGGATTACCAATTGGAAGAGTATGTGAACTTGAGGAAATTGCTTACGCAGCATTATTTTTGGCAGGCAGCGAGTCAAATTATTTTGTTGGTCAAAACTTTTTGATTGATGGTGGTTGGACGTTAAGATAG
- the glpK gene encoding glycerol kinase GlpK codes for MRKKYIIGIDSGTTSGRALVFDKDLNIAGVGQEEITQIYPKPGWVEHDANEIWKVVKNSIMEALVKARCTALDIEAIGITNQRETAVVWDLTTGQPVYNAIVWQDRRGADFCEDIKESEWGEIYRQKTGLNVDSYFSATKVKWIMENVPGVAEKAAKGEIAFGNVDTWLIYKLTGGKVFATDYSNAARSMLFNINELVWDKDIMEHLGISDVKMAEVRPSSGSFGETCSSLLGISIPICGNAGDQQAGLFGQACFKEGMSKMTYGTAGVFTLCTGKKSVPLEGLTASCFVGLNNEVLYEIEGVQFIVGAAVQWLRDGLKIIKKASDTEAMAGSVDSTGGVYFVPALSGLCAPYWDPYARGTIIGITGGTNENHMARATLESMAYQTRDVFDRYVQESGNPISCLRVDGGAVQNKWLMQFVADIVGVPVLVPAVSEATALGAAWLAGLYTGFWSSLEELSELWKPAAEYQPKMSREEANRFYDEWLRAVERSRSWVARGTEA; via the coding sequence ATGAGAAAAAAATATATTATCGGTATTGATAGTGGGACAACGAGTGGTCGGGCTTTAGTTTTTGATAAAGATTTGAATATTGCTGGTGTCGGACAAGAAGAAATCACACAGATATATCCTAAACCAGGATGGGTGGAGCATGACGCAAATGAAATATGGAAAGTAGTTAAAAACTCAATCATGGAAGCATTGGTTAAGGCTAGATGTACAGCTTTGGATATTGAAGCGATTGGCATTACAAATCAACGGGAAACGGCGGTAGTTTGGGATCTTACAACCGGACAACCGGTTTATAATGCCATCGTTTGGCAAGATCGGCGAGGGGCAGATTTTTGCGAAGACATCAAGGAAAGTGAATGGGGCGAAATCTATCGTCAAAAAACAGGATTAAATGTCGATTCATATTTTTCCGCGACAAAAGTCAAATGGATTATGGAAAATGTTCCAGGTGTTGCTGAAAAGGCTGCTAAAGGTGAAATTGCTTTTGGTAATGTTGATACATGGTTGATTTATAAATTAACCGGTGGGAAAGTTTTTGCGACAGATTATTCTAATGCAGCCCGGTCGATGTTGTTTAACATTAATGAACTAGTTTGGGATAAGGACATTATGGAACATTTAGGTATCTCCGATGTAAAAATGGCAGAAGTAAGGCCTTCATCTGGAAGTTTTGGCGAAACATGTAGTTCGCTCCTGGGAATTTCGATACCGATTTGTGGCAATGCTGGTGATCAGCAGGCTGGTCTTTTTGGACAGGCATGTTTTAAAGAAGGAATGTCTAAAATGACTTATGGGACGGCGGGTGTCTTCACTCTTTGTACTGGGAAAAAGTCGGTACCCCTCGAGGGTTTGACAGCTTCTTGTTTTGTCGGTTTAAATAACGAAGTTTTATATGAAATTGAAGGCGTTCAATTTATTGTTGGCGCAGCTGTTCAGTGGTTACGGGATGGCTTAAAGATAATCAAAAAAGCATCTGATACTGAAGCCATGGCGGGATCGGTGGACAGTACTGGTGGGGTTTACTTTGTACCAGCTTTATCTGGCCTTTGTGCACCTTATTGGGATCCATATGCCCGTGGTACGATTATTGGAATTACCGGTGGAACCAATGAAAATCATATGGCTAGAGCTACTTTGGAATCAATGGCTTATCAGACCCGCGACGTATTTGATCGTTATGTCCAGGAATCTGGAAACCCTATCAGTTGCCTTCGTGTTGATGGTGGCGCAGTTCAGAATAAATGGTTAATGCAGTTTGTCGCTGATATTGTTGGGGTACCAGTATTGGTTCCCGCCGTTTCGGAAGCGACGGCACTTGGGGCCGCCTGGTTAGCGGGTCTGTATACTGGTTTCTGGAGTAGTTTGGAAGAATTGAGTGAACTATGGAAACCAGCAGCAGAGTACCAACCTAAAATGAGTAGAGAAGAGGCTAATAGATTTTATGACGAATGGCTTCGAGCGGTTGAACGGTCAAGAAGTTGGGTGGCTCGTGGGACTGAAGCTTAA
- a CDS encoding lipoate--protein ligase, whose translation MYFYRNQSTNPYFNLALEEYLFMHEQLKMPLFMLWQNDNTIVVGRNQNVMEEINLQFVNDMNTKVVRRNTGGGTVYHDLGNVNYTFIQEKDSSIGMDFSQFSVPIIKTLQKWGVKAECTKRNDLRINDFKFSGTAQTEKKGRILHHGTLLFNSDLNFLRAALRTKNDKFQSKSIQSVRSSITNISEHLSEKISIDDFFNELINVMQAEASLESLLLSERDLSEINKLVQDKYQKWEWNYGHSPGYQVEKVRCLSNDSNPIKIKIDVNRHGRINTIQFEGPFNGRIQIQDLENILKNKEMKSAVLLETLSFCNINNFMPEINSNELVEMILN comes from the coding sequence ATGTATTTTTATCGTAATCAATCCACCAATCCATATTTTAATCTGGCCTTAGAAGAATATCTTTTTATGCATGAACAGCTCAAAATGCCTTTGTTCATGTTATGGCAAAATGATAATACCATTGTAGTAGGCCGAAATCAGAACGTGATGGAGGAAATTAATCTACAATTTGTAAACGATATGAATACCAAAGTAGTACGAAGAAACACTGGTGGTGGAACTGTTTATCATGATTTAGGTAATGTGAATTATACCTTTATTCAAGAAAAGGATTCCTCCATAGGAATGGATTTTTCGCAATTTTCCGTGCCTATCATAAAAACGCTGCAAAAATGGGGAGTAAAGGCGGAGTGCACGAAACGTAATGATTTGCGAATTAATGATTTTAAATTTTCAGGAACTGCTCAAACCGAAAAAAAAGGCCGGATTCTTCATCACGGTACCTTGCTTTTTAATTCCGATCTTAATTTTTTAAGAGCGGCACTGCGGACAAAAAACGATAAATTCCAAAGTAAAAGCATCCAATCAGTACGAAGTTCGATCACTAACATCAGCGAGCATCTCTCTGAAAAAATCAGCATTGATGATTTTTTTAATGAATTGATTAACGTGATGCAAGCAGAAGCTTCATTGGAATCATTGCTGTTATCAGAACGGGATTTATCGGAAATAAATAAATTGGTTCAGGATAAATATCAAAAATGGGAATGGAACTATGGACATTCACCGGGATATCAGGTTGAAAAGGTGCGTTGCTTAAGCAATGATAGCAATCCGATTAAGATAAAAATTGATGTTAATCGACATGGCCGAATCAATACCATTCAATTTGAAGGTCCTTTTAATGGAAGGATTCAAATCCAAGATCTGGAAAATATTTTAAAAAATAAAGAAATGAAATCTGCAGTATTATTGGAGACATTAAGTTTTTGTAATATTAATAATTTCATGCCTGAGATTAATTCGAATGAGTTGGTTGAAATGATACTGAATTAG
- the lpdA gene encoding dihydrolipoyl dehydrogenase → MKQYDLIVVGGGPGGYVTAIYAAQNGLKTALIEEKDLGGTCLNWGCIPTKALAKNAEVLRTIFDSKDYGISIDPNQIKVDYAMAQKRSREVSKKLNKGVQGLLHKNKVDIFKDRAKLVNGTNVKLTASEEILAAKNIVLATGSHPFKIPGFDYQNPNIMTSRGALEMTDLKASDEVVVIGAGAIGMEFASIWASYGAQVTVIEMLPRILPNEDEAVSKEMTRAFKKRGVKIRAGYKVTLVSIKGKKIEVNLEKNGESEKIMGDKLLVSAGVRANTENLGLESAGIKINQRGFLDINDQFQTSCATVYAIGDLTGKLALAHVASAQGLEVVHQILGATVKKINYSNIPRCTYTYPEVASVGLTEEQAKGAGYKVKVGEFPLLANGKSLAMNETTGFVKIVADEKYHEILGIHLVGGHVTELIAAAAGYIDLEFTADDIAQVIHPHPSVSEAIMEAAHAVVSKAIHI, encoded by the coding sequence GTGAAACAATATGATTTAATAGTCGTTGGTGGTGGACCAGGCGGATATGTTACTGCAATTTACGCAGCCCAAAACGGATTAAAAACGGCTTTAATTGAAGAAAAAGATTTGGGGGGAACCTGTTTAAATTGGGGCTGCATCCCGACAAAAGCATTAGCTAAAAATGCTGAGGTGCTAAGGACAATCTTCGATTCAAAAGACTACGGGATCAGTATCGATCCTAACCAGATAAAAGTCGATTATGCTATGGCTCAAAAAAGAAGTCGTGAAGTCAGTAAAAAATTAAACAAGGGTGTGCAGGGATTACTGCACAAAAATAAAGTTGATATTTTCAAAGATCGCGCAAAATTAGTTAATGGAACCAATGTAAAACTGACAGCTTCGGAAGAAATTCTGGCAGCTAAAAATATTGTTTTAGCAACTGGATCCCATCCCTTTAAAATTCCGGGTTTTGATTATCAAAATCCCAATATCATGACATCGCGAGGAGCATTGGAAATGACCGATCTTAAAGCTTCGGACGAAGTTGTTGTGATTGGCGCTGGGGCGATCGGGATGGAGTTTGCCAGCATTTGGGCAAGCTACGGCGCCCAAGTAACGGTTATTGAGATGTTACCGCGGATTTTACCCAATGAAGATGAAGCAGTTTCGAAAGAAATGACCAGAGCCTTTAAAAAAAGAGGTGTCAAAATAAGGGCGGGTTATAAAGTCACTTTAGTATCAATAAAAGGTAAAAAAATCGAAGTCAACCTCGAAAAAAATGGCGAAAGCGAAAAAATTATGGGAGACAAGCTACTGGTATCAGCCGGGGTTCGTGCCAATACTGAAAATTTAGGGTTAGAATCCGCTGGAATTAAAATAAACCAAAGAGGATTTCTGGACATCAACGATCAGTTTCAAACCAGTTGTGCCACTGTTTATGCCATCGGTGATTTGACTGGCAAGCTGGCATTAGCTCATGTAGCGTCAGCTCAGGGTCTGGAAGTTGTTCATCAAATTTTAGGCGCAACGGTTAAAAAAATAAACTACTCAAATATTCCCAGATGTACCTATACTTATCCGGAAGTAGCCAGTGTCGGTTTAACCGAAGAGCAGGCAAAAGGTGCCGGATATAAAGTTAAAGTTGGTGAATTTCCATTACTGGCAAATGGAAAATCGTTGGCAATGAATGAAACAACCGGATTTGTGAAAATCGTTGCGGATGAAAAATACCATGAAATCTTGGGCATTCATCTCGTTGGCGGCCATGTTACCGAATTGATTGCCGCTGCAGCCGGTTATATTGATCTGGAATTTACAGCCGATGATATCGCTCAGGTTATTCATCCCCATCCGTCAGTTTCTGAAGCAATTATGGAAGCTGCTCATGCAGTGGTTTCAAAAGCAATTCATATTTAG
- a CDS encoding dihydrolipoamide acetyltransferase family protein, translating into MAKIMNMPKIGVNMTDGTITEWYVNEGDKVKFGEMALAAETDKDVQDIPADQSGIVLKIIAQAGDNVECHKPLAIVGNAGENIDHLMAEISGQPEPPSTAPQVAEKRVDTAGAKESIVQKNESGRIPVSPLAKKMAKDLGIDLAAVNYQGIRIVKADILAYQDLKKEEAPEVSNEMLPVSINGNVVSYSGMRKKIGSRMTESVNTKPWAALTMAVDMTETVNWRKRVNEMAQLKVGFNEMLAKACSRALIEFPKINAQLAADGNEIYELNDINIGIAVDTDSGLMVPVLKNVERKGVIELAEDFKGLVERTKARENISGDLSGGTFTISNLGGRGVSNFRAVINPPECAILAVAATIKTAVVVADEIVIRPMMNITLSFDHRMVDGDYAAQFLGFIKNLLEEPMKILM; encoded by the coding sequence ATGGCGAAAATAATGAATATGCCAAAAATTGGTGTCAACATGACAGATGGCACGATTACTGAATGGTATGTTAATGAAGGCGATAAAGTAAAATTTGGTGAAATGGCTTTAGCGGCAGAAACAGATAAAGATGTTCAGGATATTCCGGCCGATCAATCAGGAATTGTTTTAAAAATTATCGCTCAAGCTGGTGATAATGTGGAGTGTCATAAACCGTTGGCTATTGTTGGAAACGCCGGTGAAAATATCGATCATCTTATGGCGGAAATTTCCGGTCAACCGGAGCCTCCATCAACAGCTCCTCAGGTAGCTGAAAAACGTGTTGATACGGCGGGAGCGAAAGAAAGCATTGTTCAAAAAAATGAGTCAGGCAGAATTCCGGTTTCGCCATTAGCTAAAAAAATGGCGAAAGATCTGGGGATTGATCTTGCAGCGGTTAACTATCAGGGAATTCGGATTGTGAAAGCCGATATTTTAGCCTATCAGGATTTGAAAAAAGAAGAAGCACCTGAAGTAAGCAATGAAATGCTACCCGTAAGTATTAACGGAAACGTCGTTTCTTATAGTGGAATGCGCAAAAAAATTGGCAGTCGCATGACCGAGAGTGTCAATACAAAGCCTTGGGCAGCTTTAACCATGGCAGTTGATATGACAGAAACTGTGAATTGGCGAAAAAGAGTTAATGAAATGGCGCAACTTAAAGTTGGTTTTAACGAAATGCTGGCTAAAGCTTGTTCACGTGCTTTGATCGAGTTCCCTAAAATAAATGCCCAATTGGCAGCTGACGGAAATGAAATTTATGAATTAAACGATATTAATATTGGCATTGCCGTGGATACTGATTCGGGATTAATGGTACCGGTGCTTAAAAATGTTGAGCGAAAAGGCGTCATTGAATTAGCTGAAGATTTTAAAGGCCTTGTTGAACGAACCAAAGCCCGGGAAAATATTTCGGGGGATTTATCTGGAGGCACATTCACCATCAGTAATCTCGGGGGCAGAGGGGTGTCGAATTTCAGAGCCGTCATTAACCCGCCGGAGTGCGCTATTTTAGCTGTGGCAGCCACGATTAAAACAGCAGTCGTTGTTGCTGATGAAATTGTCATCCGACCGATGATGAACATTACCCTCAGTTTTGATCATCGTATGGTGGATGGTGATTATGCTGCCCAATTCCTTGGTTTTATTAAAAACTTGCTGGAAGAGCCAATGAAAATTCTGATGTAG
- a CDS encoding alpha-ketoacid dehydrogenase subunit beta, translating into MAIITLRESITQAMREEMIRDENVFIMGCDVGLRGNPFGITKGLMKEFGERRVLDTPISEAGFTGLGVGAAIAGMRPLVEILYDDWITLPMDTIVNTAAKTSYMFGGQAHVPIVIRAPFGVGGGVAAQHSQNNENWFVHVPGLKVITPSTPYDMKGLLKSAIRDNNPVLCFEHKRNYSLKGEVPDGEYLIPIGKACVRKEGKDCTIVTYSYMTYVAEEAAKDLEKEGISCEIIDLRSLLPLDYDTVMESVAKTSRVVVVTEAPLRGSITGEIVGEIIARGFDFLDAPPERVGSKNSPVPYNEALEALCTPKKEDIAAAVRKTFQ; encoded by the coding sequence ATGGCAATTATTACCCTCAGAGAATCGATCACTCAGGCAATGCGTGAAGAAATGATCCGCGATGAAAATGTCTTTATCATGGGTTGTGATGTTGGATTACGGGGCAACCCTTTTGGCATTACTAAAGGATTAATGAAAGAATTTGGCGAACGCCGCGTTTTAGATACACCAATTTCTGAAGCCGGATTTACTGGTTTAGGGGTAGGCGCAGCTATTGCTGGAATGCGACCACTCGTAGAAATACTTTATGATGACTGGATTACCTTACCAATGGATACGATCGTTAATACTGCGGCAAAAACAAGTTATATGTTTGGTGGTCAGGCTCATGTACCGATTGTTATTCGAGCTCCTTTTGGAGTAGGTGGTGGCGTTGCGGCACAACATTCGCAGAATAATGAAAACTGGTTTGTCCATGTTCCGGGTTTGAAAGTGATTACGCCATCAACACCTTATGATATGAAAGGCTTACTGAAGTCAGCAATACGAGACAATAACCCAGTACTTTGCTTTGAACATAAACGTAATTATTCGTTAAAAGGGGAAGTGCCTGATGGCGAATACTTAATCCCAATTGGTAAAGCGTGCGTACGAAAAGAAGGAAAAGATTGTACCATCGTGACCTATTCTTATATGACCTACGTGGCTGAAGAGGCTGCTAAAGATCTGGAAAAAGAAGGAATTAGTTGCGAGATCATTGATTTGAGATCTTTATTACCTTTGGATTATGATACGGTTATGGAATCAGTGGCAAAAACCAGTCGGGTGGTTGTCGTAACCGAAGCACCATTACGGGGATCAATTACGGGAGAAATCGTTGGTGAAATTATTGCCCGAGGATTCGATTTTTTAGATGCGCCGCCGGAACGGGTTGGCAGTAAAAATTCGCCAGTTCCTTACAACGAAGCTTTAGAGGCATTGTGTACCCCTAAAAAAGAAGATATTGCGGCAGCAGTACGAAAAACATTTCAATAA